In Bacillota bacterium, the sequence GCAGCCGCTAGAGAAAAACAGCTGAATACAGCCAATTTAGCTCAGCTGTATACTCAAATGCGTCCCCAAGAAGCTGTGGCGATCCTGCAGCTGATGGAGCAGGATTTAGTTTTAGATATTCTGACTGCAATGGATCATGAAACCGCAGCTGTAATCTTAGCTGCCCTTCCTCCGGATATGGCAGCGCAGTTAAGTGCTAAATTTCGTTAACAGGGAAAGGGGGTGAAGGATATACGGGTAGATGCATTAAATCTGCTTCAGCTGGGCACCACCCAGCCAACTGACACCGCAGCGCTTGACAGCAATGCGTTCCATGAGCTGCTGTCAAAGCTGGTCAATTCAGAGGAGACTCTCCAACTGCAGGAAACCCTGTCTCAATTAACTAACAAGGGAGAGCATCAAAACGCCAAACTGCTGAAGTTACTTTTGTCGCTCGCGGATTCTGAGCAGATTGAACTCGATGAGAATCTTGACCTTGACTTAAACTTTGACCTTGAGCTTGAGCCGGAGGAAAATCTCCTGCTGCAGCTTACTGCCGCAGCATCCTTGTTCCAGAATCAGGTTGAGCCAGTACCAACTGCTCTTAACAGCGAACAAGGAAGTGAAGCTGCCGAAATAAGGTCAAATACCCAAGCAGTAACCGCTCCAAGCGTCAAGATTAGACCAGAAACAGCAGTTTTGGAAGCCAGCCGCTCGGAACCAGAACACCGGATTGCGTTTCAAACATCCCAAGAAAAACCGCTTTTGGAAACGGATGAACTTAAGGCAGCAGGGGTGCAGATCGAATTTGAGCCGATGGAACTAGCTGCGGATGCTGAAGTTTTGCCGCAGCCTATACCAGAGCAGGATCCTGAGCCGAGATTAGCACAACAGAACAGGTCTCAAACTGCAAGGGAGTCACTAGTCGAATATGAAACCGATTCAGCTTCCCAAACAGACTATCAATTAGATACTCCGATTCAAGCTGTGTCAGAATCTGCTCCGGTTGAACTCGAGAGTGCACCATTATTAACTGAAATTGAAACCATTCCGGAAAAACAACCAGCGGCAGCGTTGGAACAGCATCGCTCAGCTGAGCACAGCAGCGAATCTGAGCAGCTAACAGCTGTTTCTGCTCCCACAGAGCCTGCACAGCTGGTGGAAAGCGCACCTGTTCTTAGTGAAGTTCAGACTCTTGCTGGTCCAGAGGAATCAGCAAGTGCTGCCGAAACTCAAGAGCAGCTGAAATCACCAATCGAGAGACGGGATATCTCTGCTGAGCCTCAAAATCCAGCTGAAGAGCTAGAGTTGCCAGCTATTTCCGGTAACTTGGAAACAGCAGAAGAACAAATGCAGACGTCCCACGAGTCTTCTCAAGAACTTTTGACAGCTTCAGCTGTGAGAGCAGCAAGACAACCTCAGCCTGCAGAACCCATGACTTATGAACCGAAGGCAGCTGAGCCAGTGGAAATAAGCTTTAATCCAGCGGTAAACGACGCAGTAGTCAGTGACGCGCAGTCTGTGGATAATACTGGCGCAGAAATGATTCAAAATGCTGAACCCATTATTTCACAGATTGTTGAACGGCTCTCATTTCGAGTCAATAACGGTGGCCATGAAGTCCAAATTCAGCTTAAGCCGGATTACTTGGGCAGTTTAAACATTAAGCTGACCTTGGAGAGCGGAGTGGTAACAGCTGAATTTACCGCGGAGAACCCAATGGTCGGTGAGCTGATTCAGGCAGCTTTGCCGCAGCTTAGGCTGAGCCTGCAGCAGTTGGGAATGAATTTGGGGGAAGTGAATGTGGGATTCAATTTCAATGATAACTCACGCCAGTTCAGCGACGGCAGGCAGCAGCATTCCCAGAGCAGACGCAGCAGGTATTACTCCGAACTAAATCTCGGGTTTGAGCCTGAGGCAGACCATGACAGTCTGCTGCAGATTAATCTGCGAGCGTAGAAGGAGGTGAATAGATGCAGGTAGGAACTAATTATACTAACTCCGCAACAGAGACTCAGAAAACAAACACCAACCAGTCCATGTTTAATGTTAACAGTCTGGGTAAAGATGATTTTCTACAGCTGTTGATCACCCAGCTTCGCTACCAAGACCCAACCAGTCCGGTGGATGATAAAGAGTTTATTGCTCAGCTGGCCCAGTTCAGCAGTCTCGAGCAGATGCAGAACCTCAACCAGACTATGCAGACGATGATGGAGTCGCAGCAGAAACTGACAGCCCTTGCCCAAGCAACAACGATGATTGGCAAAATGGTTGAGATTTACGCTGAGAATGGTGAAAGTCTCTTTGGTAAGGTGACTGGTGTCCAGTTCAAGAATGGCTGGCCGGAAGTTGTTGTTGATGGTAAGCTGTACAGCTTCACCGAAATCGTCTCCATCATGGAGGAGGGGACAGAGATTGGATAACAGATTTCAAATACCGAACGGAATGCACATCAGACCGGTTGGACGCCCCGCGCCACAGCGGTCGCAGCAGGCACCCGGTCAGCAGACCACGAGCTTTAACCAAGTTTTGCAGCAAAAACTGACAGAGCCTTCGCTGAAGTTTTCCGCGCATGCTCAAAAGCGGATGGCAGCTAACGGTATTAGGTTGAGTGAATCAGACATGAAACAATTAGAAGACGCCGTAGCTAAGGTTGAAGCTAAAGGCGGCAGAGAATCCTTGATTCTTATGCGTGATCTAGCTTTCGTGGTTAGTGTAGCCAATAAAACTGTAATTACGGCGATCAATCATGAACGCTTAAAAGACAATGTTTTTACCAACATTGACAGTGCAGTAATATCATAGGGCTGGACCTGAAAAGGGGGCCCTTACCTTACTAAACGACAGCGGTAAGGATAAAGGGAGGTAGATTTATTTATGATGCGTTCGTTATTTGCAGGTGTTTCCGGACTGCAGAGCCATCAAGTGAAGATGGATGTAATCGGAAACAACATTGCAAATGTCAATACAGTCGGGTATAAAACATCCCGTGCTACTTTTAAGGAAGCCCTCAGCCAAACACTGCTGAATGCCACCGCACCTCAAGGTAACCGCGGAGGTACCAATGCCCAGCAGGTTGGACTCGGGGCAGGATTAGGTTCAATCGATGTAATTCACACTCAGGGCGGAACTCAAGCCTCCAGCAGCGACACTGACCTGGCAATTGAAGGTACCGGATTCTTTATTGTTACCGACGGTGAGCAGCAGTTCTATACTCGAGCCGGTATGTTTGAGTTTGACGGCACCGGAACCTTAATTTCCAAGCTAAACGGATTTGCGCTGATGGGCTATCTTCCCGGTCCTGACGGCAAGATTTCCAGCAACACTAGTGACCTGAGCAAACTGCAGATTACTGAGCAGATGCGCTCGCTGCCGCCAACCGCAACAGACAAGGTAGCGTTGTCCGGCAATGTCGCTTCAACCACAGAGGCCAACGAGTCAATAGTTCGTGTAGCCACTGTTTATGATGCCAACGGCGATACGCACCGGGTTATTATCAGCTTTACCAAAACAGACGTCAATAATTGGACCTGGAGTGCAGTTCTGGAAGGAGATGGAACCAATACTGAGCTGGGTCCGGCAGATCCAAATGAGCGAACCATTGTCTTTAATGATAATGGAACCATTTCATCCGGAGAGACCGGCACAGTAACTATTCCCGCTTCACTGCTTGCATTAGTGGAGAACACTGATGTTGAGTTCACATTGGACTTAACTGGAGTGCGCCAATACGCTGATGAGACAAGCGTTGCCGTAACTATGCAGACTGGCATTCCCAAAGGTGACCTTGACAGCATCTCAATTGATGAGAATGGCATTTTGATCGGCAGTTACTCCAACGGTTTAATCAGAGAGCTGGGTCAAATCGCGCTGGCGCGTTTTGAGAATCCACCGGGACTGCTCAAAGTCGGGAGTACCATGTTTGCAAAATCAGTTAACTCCGGTGATCCTGTAATTAGAACAGCTAACACCGGTGGAATGGGTGGAGTGCGATCCAATACGCTGGAAATGTCCAACGTGGATTTAAGTCAGGAATTCACCGAGATGATTATTACGCAAAGGGGTTTTCAGGCTAACTCCAGGATTATTACTTCGGCAGATGAAATGCTGCAGGAGTTAGTTAATCTCAAACGGTAAGTATGGATAGGGGCTTTACAGCCCCTATCCGATAAGAAATGGGGATTCAACATGGATATATCATTATTTCTTGGTTTAATCATCGGAACCGCCCTAATGATTGGATCAATTGTTTTAAGCGGCCCTTTAAGTGCTTTTTGGAGTCTATCAAGTGTCATGATTACAATTGGCGGATCCTTTGCTGCGCTGCTTGTGCACTTTCCTATGGAAGAATTAGCCAGGCTCGGATCAATCCTTAAGGTAGCCATCATGAATCCGGAACACGATCCGCATACAATTATCGAGACTTTAGTACGCTTTGCGGAAGTGTCCCGCCGCGAAGGACTGCTGGCATTAGAAGAGCGAGCCCAAGAACTTGACGATCCATTTCTTCAAAAAGGCATTCAGCTTGTTGTAGATGGTACTGATCCAGATCTGGTCCGCAGTATTCTTGAAATTGAACTGACTTATATGGAAGAGCGGCATGAGGTCGGTCAAGATATGTTCTCGCAGCTCGGCGCCTACAGCCCAGCATTCGGAATGATCGGAACTTTAATTGGATTGATCATCATGCTTCAGGAACTTAACGATCCGGGCAATCTGGGCACGGGTATGGCAGTTGCCCTGATTACAACCCTCTACGGAGCGGTATTGGCTAACCTGGTTTTCCTGCCTATTGCCGGCAAATTGAAGCTGAAACATGATAAGGAAATCTTGATCAGAGAAATCATGATTGAAGGCATTCTTTCTATCCGCGCAGGAGAAAACCCGCGCATTGTTGAGGAAAAATTAAACGCGTTCCTGCCGAGATACAGTAAAGTCGCACGCGGTGAAGCTTTAGAAAGCGTAGTAGAGGAAGTGAGAACCAGTGCGTAAGCG encodes:
- the flgD gene encoding flagellar hook assembly protein FlgD, with product MQVGTNYTNSATETQKTNTNQSMFNVNSLGKDDFLQLLITQLRYQDPTSPVDDKEFIAQLAQFSSLEQMQNLNQTMQTMMESQQKLTALAQATTMIGKMVEIYAENGESLFGKVTGVQFKNGWPEVVVDGKLYSFTEIVSIMEEGTEIG
- a CDS encoding flagellar hook protein FlgE translates to MMRSLFAGVSGLQSHQVKMDVIGNNIANVNTVGYKTSRATFKEALSQTLLNATAPQGNRGGTNAQQVGLGAGLGSIDVIHTQGGTQASSSDTDLAIEGTGFFIVTDGEQQFYTRAGMFEFDGTGTLISKLNGFALMGYLPGPDGKISSNTSDLSKLQITEQMRSLPPTATDKVALSGNVASTTEANESIVRVATVYDANGDTHRVIISFTKTDVNNWTWSAVLEGDGTNTELGPADPNERTIVFNDNGTISSGETGTVTIPASLLALVENTDVEFTLDLTGVRQYADETSVAVTMQTGIPKGDLDSISIDENGILIGSYSNGLIRELGQIALARFENPPGLLKVGSTMFAKSVNSGDPVIRTANTGGMGGVRSNTLEMSNVDLSQEFTEMIITQRGFQANSRIITSADEMLQELVNLKR
- a CDS encoding flagellar motor protein codes for the protein MDISLFLGLIIGTALMIGSIVLSGPLSAFWSLSSVMITIGGSFAALLVHFPMEELARLGSILKVAIMNPEHDPHTIIETLVRFAEVSRREGLLALEERAQELDDPFLQKGIQLVVDGTDPDLVRSILEIELTYMEERHEVGQDMFSQLGAYSPAFGMIGTLIGLIIMLQELNDPGNLGTGMAVALITTLYGAVLANLVFLPIAGKLKLKHDKEILIREIMIEGILSIRAGENPRIVEEKLNAFLPRYSKVARGEALESVVEEVRTSA